The Punica granatum isolate Tunisia-2019 chromosome 4, ASM765513v2, whole genome shotgun sequence genome has a window encoding:
- the LOC116205017 gene encoding aquaporin SIP1-1-like — protein MGLIKSTVGDAVLTSLWVFSVSTLGTLTAISAAALGLQAKSSSGLLLMTALATVLMLIFSVVSSLLGGASFNPATTVALYAAGLKPGVSLLSFAVRFPVQAAAGAAGARAISQVMPVQYRHMLRGPSLKVDLHTGAIAEGALTFSICLVALMIFTKGPKNLLIKVWLLATATVGLVVIGAGFTGPAMNPANAFGWAYMNNWHNTWDQFYVYWICPFIGAALAGRVYRFLFPVQKKPKQKAA, from the coding sequence ATGGGTCTGATTAAGTCAACTGTAGGGGACGCGGTGTTGACCAGTCTGTGGGTCTTCAGCGTCTCCACTCTGGGCACCCTCACGGCCATCTCCGCCGCCGCTCTCGGCCTCCAGGCCAAGTCTTCATCCGGGCTTCTCCTCATGACCGCCCTCGCCACCGTTCTCATGCTCATCTTCAGTGTCGTCAGCAGCCTCCTCGGCGGCGCCAGCTTCAACCCTGCCACCACCGTAGCCCTCTATGCCGCGGGGCTCAAACCCGGCGTCTCCCTCCTCTCCTTCGCCGTCCGGTTCCCGGTCCAGGCGGCCGCCGGGGCTGCCGGCGCCAGAGCGATCTCCCAAGTGATGCCGGTCCAGTACCGGCACATGCTGCGGGGACCATCCCTGAAGGTTGACCTTCACACGGGGGCGATTGCAGAAGGTGCTCTGACTTTCAGTATTTGCTTAGTGGCCCTCATGATTTTCACAAAGGGCCCGAAGAACCTCTTGATTAAGGTATGGTTGCTGGCTACGGCTACGGTGGGGCTGGTGGTCATTGGTGCGGGCTTCACGGGGCCTGCCATGAACCCGGCCAACGCATTCGGTTGGGCCTACATGAACAACTGGCACAACACATGGGATCAGTTCTACGTCTATTGGATTTGCCCATTCATTGGGGCAGCGTTGGCCGGGCGGGTCTACAGGTTTCTGTTCCCAGTGCAAAAGAAGCCGAAGCAGAAGGCGGCCTGA
- the LOC116205222 gene encoding aspartic proteinase A1-like has protein sequence MMHQRRAGVGEHGGIKRRISICFSSSSSSLPFRCFSPLFLGLSSLLRLSSLLILLSIRMGTKSGAILVAVFTLLLLSPEVYSSSNDGLIRIGLKKRKLDQLNRISRLRNCKEGGALRGPLRKYYPNGYISDPEDADIVSLKNYMDAQYFGEIGIGTPSQKFTVIFDTGSSNLWVPSSKCYLSLACYFHSKYKSSASSTYKKNGKSAAIHYGTGAISGFFSQDSVRVGDLVVKNQDFIEATREPSITFLAAKFDGILGLGFQEISVGDAVPVWYNMVDQGLVKEPVFSFWLNRNTEEGEGGEIVFGGVDPNHYKGEHTYVPVTKKGYWQFDMGDVLIDGETTGFCGGGCSAIADSGTSLLAGPTTIITQINNAIGASGVISQECKTVVAEYGKTIIDMLLAEAQPEKICSQVGFCTFDGTAGVRMGIESVVDENSGRSSGGSRDAMCSACEMAVVWMQNQIRKNQTEEQIINYVNQLCERLPSPMGESVVDCDKLSSLPSVSFTIGGKAFDLSAEEYVLKVEAGVASQCISGFIALDVAPPRGPLWILGDVFMGQYHTVFDYGNLQVGFAEAA, from the exons ATGATGCATCAACGGCGCGCAGGCGTTGGGGAGCACGGAGGCATCAAAAGAAGAATCTCCATTTGCTTTTCGTCTTCTTCAAGCTCTCTCCCCTTCCGCTGCTTTTCTCCACTCTTCCTCGGCCTAAGTTCTCTGCTTCGTCTCTCGTCTCTGCTGATTCTCCTCAG TATCAGAATGGGAACCAAATCTGGGGCTATTTTGGTTGCTGTCTTCACTTTGCTGCTTTTGTCACCTGAGGTTTATTCGTCGTCCAACGATGGGCTGATCAGAATTGGGCTCAAAAAGAGAAAGTTGGACCAACTGAATCGCATCTCACGGCTGCGTAATTGTAAGGAAGGGGGTGCACTGAGGGGTCCTCTGAGGAAGTACTATCCCAATGGTTACATCAGTGACCCGGAGGATGCCGATATTGTCTCACTTAAGAATTACATGGACGCACAGTATTTTGGGGAAATTGGCATTGGAACACCTTCACAGAAGTTCACTGTGATATTTGACACAGGAAGTTCTAATCTCTGGGTGCCTTCATCAAAGTGTTACTTGTCA CTTGCATGTTATTTCCACTCCAAGTACAAGTCCAGCGCATCCAGTACCTACAAGAAAAATG GTAAATCTGCAGCAATTCATTATGGAACTGGAGCAATTTCAGGTTTTTTTAGCCAGGACAGTGTTAGAGTTGGCGATCTCGTTGTTAAGAATCAG GATTTTATTGAGGCAACTAGAGAGCCAAGCATCACTTTCTTAGCTGCAAAGTTTGATGGTATACTTGGACTTGGATTCCAAGAAATATCAGTTGGGGATGCAGTTCCTGTCTG GTATAATATGGTCGATCAAGGTCTTGTTAAGGAACCAGTCTTCTCATTCTGGCTTAACCGGAACACTGAGGAGGGAGAAGGTGGGGAAATTGTGTTTGGTGGTGTTGATCCTAACCACTACAAGGGTGAACATACATATGTCCCAGTGACTAAAAAAGGCTATTGGCAG TTTGACATGGGTGATGTCCTCATCGATGGAGAAACAACTG GATTTTGTGGGGGTGGTTGTTCAGCAATTGCAGATTCTGGGACCTCCCTGTTGGCTGGCCCCACG ACTATAATAACTCAAATCAACAACGCTATTGGGGCCTCTGGAGTTATAAGCCAAGAATGCAAGACAGTGGTTGCAGAGTATGGAAAGACCATCATTGATATGCTCTTAGCTGAG GCGCAACCAGAAAAGATCTGTTCCCAAGTTGGCTTCTGCACTTTTGATGGGACTGCTGGTGTCAG GATGGGTATAGAGAGCGTGGTGGATGAGAACTCAGGCAGGTCATCAGGTGGTTCACGTGATGCAATGTGTAGCGCTTGTGAGATGGCAGTGGTGTGGATGCAAAACCAGATAAGGAAGAATCAGACGGAAGAGCAAATCATAAACTACGTCAATCAG CTCTGTGAGCGACTGCCCAGTCCAATGGGAGAATCAGTAGTCGACTGCGATAAGCTATCTTCCCTGCCCAGCGTCTCTTTCACCATCGGCGGGAAAGCGTTTGATCTTTCGGCAGAGGAG TACGTGCTGAAAGTCGAAGCGGGAGTAGCGTCTCAGTGCATCAGCGGTTTTATTGCTTTAGACGTGGCTCCCCCCCGTGGACCTCTGTG GATTCTGGGTGATGTCTTCATGGGCCAATATCACACCGTGTTCGATTATGGGAACCTGCAGGTGGGATTCGCTGAGGCGGCTTAG
- the LOC116204649 gene encoding uncharacterized protein LOC116204649 has protein sequence MALNQARACTPLLVRVGLGVVGLCIIGYILGPPLYWHFMEGIAAFSHSSSPACSPCECDCSSQPLLSIPEALSNGSFADCVKHDPEVGEVTEKNYADLLSEELKLREVEALESQRRADMALLEAKKLTSQYQKEADKCNSGMETCEEAREKAEATLAAQKKLTAMWELRARQRGWKEGIAKS, from the exons ATGGCGTTGAATCAAGCTCGAGCTTGTACTCCGTTGCTGGTCCGGGTCGGATTAGGAGTAGTCGGCCTCTGCATCATCGGTTACATCCTCGGTCCGCCTCTGTACTGGCATTTCATGGAGGGGATCGCCGCTTTCAGCCACTCGTCTTCTCCCGCCTGCTCTCCCTGCGAGTGCGATTGCTCTTCTCAGCCTCTGCTCTCCATACCTGAAG CACTGAGCAATGGTTCCTTTGCAG ACTGTGTAAAGCATGATCCCGAGGTTGGTGAAGTCACAGAGAAGAATTACGCTGACCTGCTATCCGAAGAACTAAAACTTCGAGAAGTTGAAGCCTTGGAAAGTCAGAGGCGCGCTGACATGGCTCTGCTCGAAGCCAAGAAGTTAACATCGCAGTATCAGAAAGAGGCAGACAAGTGCAACTCAGGTATGGAAACGTGTGAAGAAGCACGAGAAAAGGCTGAAGCCACATTAGCAGCACAGAAGAAGCTGACTGCAATGTGGGAACTGAGGGCTCGTCAAAGAGGATGGAAAGAAGGGATCGCAAAGTCCTAG
- the LOC116206131 gene encoding L-ascorbate oxidase homolog: MGSFRVLFALFSVLLLVICSNGEDPYRFYNWNVTYGDIYPLGVKQKGILINGQFPGPSIESVTNDNIIISVFNSLDEPFLISWNGVQQRRNSWQDGVYGTNCPIPPGQNFTYVLQVKDQIGSYFYFPSLAFHKAAGGFGGFKIASRSVIPVPFDPPASDFTILAGDWFMKNHTDLRAILDSGSNLPFPDGLLINGRGSNGYTFTVDQGKTYRFRISNVGISTSINFRIQGHKMRLVEVEGIHTLQNTYDSIDIHLGQSLSVLVTADQPAHDYYIVVSTRFTSQVLTANSTLRYSGSSGGISGPPPAGPTIQVDWSLEQARSFRRNLTASGPRPNPQGSYHYGMINVTRTIRLANSAPIINGKQRYAVNSVSFIPADTPLKLADHFNTPGVFTIGSMPDNPTGAGGYLQTSVMGADFRGYAEIVFENQEDTVQSWHINGHNFFVVGMDGGQWSPASRLNYNLQDTISRCTVQVYPLSWTAVYVPLDNVGMWNVRSENWARQYLGQQFYLRVYSPANSWRDEYPIPSNALLCGRAIGHHG; encoded by the exons atggGATCTTTCAGGGTTCTGTTTGCTCTGTTTTCAGTTCTGCTGCTGGTGATCTGCTCCAATGGGGAAGACCCTTACAGGTTCTACAATTGGAATGTGACTTATGGTGACATATACCCTCTTGGAGTTAAACAAAAG GGGATTTTGATTAACGGGCAATTTCCTGGGCCGTCGATTGAGAGTGTCACCAATGACAACATCATCATCAGTGTCTTCAACAGCTTGGACGAGCCTTTCCTCATCTCATG GAATGGAGTGCAACAGAGACGGAACTCGTGGCAGGATGGAGTGTACGGGACCAACTGCCCGATCCCGCCGGGGCAGAACTTCACGTATGTCCTTCAAGTGAAGGACCAGATTGGGAGTTACTTCTACTTCCCTTCTCTTGCTTTCCACAAGGCAGCCGGTGGATTCGGGGGCTTTAAAATTGCCAGCAGATCCGTGATTCCGGTGCCTTTCGACCCTCCTGCCAGTGACTTCACCATCCTTGCCGGTGATTGGTTCATGAAAAATCACACT GATTTGAGAGCAATTTTAGATAGCGGCAGCAACCTTCCCTTCCCCGATGGGCTGCTGATTAATGGCCGTGGGTCGAATGGTTACACATTCACAGTAGACCAAG GCAAGACATACCGGTTCCGGATCTCCAATGTGGGGATCTCAACCTCAATCAATTTTCGGATCCAAGGGCACAAGATGAGGCTGGTCGAGGTCGAGGGAATCCACACGCTGCAAAACACCTATGATTCCATCGACATCCACCTAGGGCAATCGTTGTCTGTGCTCGTAACAGCTGACCAGCCCGCACATGATTATTACATTGTCGTCTCGACGCGGTTCACCTCCCAAGTGCTCACAGCAAACTCAACCTTACGCTACAGTGGCTCTTCAGGAGGCATATCAGGTCCCCCACCAGCTGGCCCGACTATACAGGTTGATTGGTCGCTCGAACAGGCACGATCATTTAG GCGGAACTTGACGGCGAGTGGTCCGAGACCGAACCCGCAGGGCTCATATCACTATGGAATGATCAACGTGACCCGAACCATCAGACTTGCAAACTCCGCTCCTATAATCAATGGGAAGCAGCGTTACGCCGTCAATAGTGTCTCATTCATCCCTGCAGACACTCCCTTGAAGCTTGCTGACCACTTCAACACACCTGGAGTCTTCACCATCGGCAGCATGCCAGACAACCCCACTGGCGCAGGCGGTTACCTTCAGACTTCTGTGATGGGTGCCGATTTCCGTGGCTATGCAGAAATTGTCTTTGAGAATCAAGAGGATACCGTGCAGTCATGGCACATCAATGGACACAACTTCTTCGTTGTAGG GATGGATGGAGGACAGTGGTCCCCTGCAAGTAGACTGAATTACAACTTACAGGACACAATTTCTCGATGCACTGTTCAG GTTTATCCTCTGTCATGGACAGCAGTCTACGTGCCTCTGGACAATGTGGGAATGTGGAATGTAAGGTCCGAGAACTGGGCTCGCCAGTATCTTGGCCAGCAGTTCTATCTCCGTGTCTACTCGCCTGCAAACTCTTGGAGAGATGAATACCCAATCCCGAGCAATGCTCTGCTCTGTGGCAGAGCAATCGGGCATCACGGCTAG
- the LOC116204836 gene encoding B-cell receptor-associated protein 31, with protein sequence MIQMQLLYTLIFSEMALILTLLFRTPLRKLVILALDLLKRGTGPVMVKTVAVTVLVVFGASLYNMVEIRRSMPDPAVMNPTDQVLMAWGTLETSLMGFILFLALMIDRLHYYIRELRLLRKAMEATKQQNRGVDDGKNGSTEQLKGLKEEAASLRAKVSSLQSECEKKEKEAKSAEAEAEALKKQSEGLLMEYDRLLADNQNLRSQLQSFNQPLSSSEEKKNM encoded by the exons ATGATACAGATGCAGCTCCTGTACACGCTGATATTCTCGGAAATGGCGCTGATCCTGACGCTCCTGTTCAGGACGCCGCTGAGGAAGCTCGTGATACTGGCGCTGGACCTGCTGAAGCGCGGGACGGGCCCGGTGATGGTGAAGACGGTAGCTGTGACGGTGCTCGTCGTGTTCGGAGCCAGCCTCTACAACATGGTGGAGATCCGGCGCAGTATGCCTGACCCCGCGGTCATGAACCCCACGGATCAGGTCCTCATGGCCTGGGGCACGCTCGAGACTTCTCTGATGG GTTTCATCTTGTTTCTTGCACTGATGATTGACCGCCTGCATTACTACATAAGAGAGCTCCGTCTGCTCAGGAAGGCTATGGAGGCCACCAAGCAACAGAATCGGGGTGTCGACGATGGGAAGAATGGCAGTACGGAGCAGCTCAAGGGCTTGAAGGAAGAGGCAGCCTCTCTGAGGGCAAAGGTCAGCAGCCTACAATCAGAATGCgagaagaaagagaaggaaGCGAAATCCGCAGAAGCCGAAGCAGAGGCTCTGAAGAAACAGTCTGAAGGCCTTCTAATGGAGTATGACCGCTTGCTCGCGGACAACCAAAACCTTCGGAGTCAGTTGCAGTCATTCAACCAGCCATTGTCAAGCtccgaggagaagaagaacatGTAA
- the LOC116204837 gene encoding mitogen-activated protein kinase kinase kinase 18-like gives MGRWTRGRTVGRGSSATVSMAFSSSSGEVFAVKSAEMSRSESLQREQKILSSISSPHIVSYKGWDVIVDGTELVCNLFVEYCPCGTLRDAIDRCGGWLGEAEITRYTRQILIGLEHLHCLGIVHCDVKPRNILITEEGAKISDFGCAKRVEDLAGPTVGTPMFMAPEVARGEGQGQPADVWALGCTVIEMATGKAPWPESGDPFSVMYRVAYSAASPDIPSCLSDEAKDFLTKCLRKDPSERWTVTQLLKHPFLARLNSPVSKQCEELKSSSPTCVLDHGFWSSSSEELDHDTVDPEQTVLVNSAADRIGQLSSSSGRPDWTWKEDWGHWTTVRGHFDELNRQLSGTLCGSDGGPIGLSNMEGLEITVISRDGCKKFSKGCKYREGGDVISSAHAGQHGGNSVTLIPKL, from the coding sequence ATGGGCCGGTGGACAAGAGGTCGAACTGTCGGTCGAGGCTCCTCGGCCACCGTTTCCATGGCGTTTTCCAGCAGCTCTGGGGAGGTCTTCGCTGTGAAGTCGGCAGAGATGTCCCGGTCTGAATCCCTGCAGAGAGAGCAGAAAATCCTATCCTCCATTAGCTCCCCTCACATTGTCAGCTACAAGGGGTGGGATGTCATCGTAGATGGCACCGAACTCGTCTGCAACCTGTTCGTGGAATATTGCCCATGTGGAACATTACGGGATGCGATTGACCGATGCGGAGGCTGGCTAGGCGAGGCGGAGATCACGAGATACACACGGCAGATCCTGATTGGTCTGGAGCACCTCCACTGCCTGGGAATAGTGCACTGCGATGTGAAGCCTCGGAACATCTTGATCACTGAGGAGGGCGCAAAGATTTCGGATTTCGGGTGTGCCAAGAGAGTCGAGGATCTTGCTGGCCCGACTGTCGGAACTCCGATGTTCATGGCGCCAGAAGTGGCAAGAGGAGAAGGGCAGGGGCAACCAGCTGATGTGTGGGCCCTAGGGTGCACAGTGATCGAGATGGCCACTGGAAAGGCGCCGTGGCCGGAGTCCGGCGACCCCTTCTCGGTTATGTACAGAGTAGCATATTCTGCCGCATCACCGGATATCCCAAGCTGTCTCTCCGATGAAGCTAAGGATTTCTTGACCAAGTGCCTGAGGAAGGACCCGAGTGAGAGGTGGACGGTAACCCAACTGCTCAAGCATCCGTTTCTTGCACGGCTGAATTCCCCTGTTTCCAAGCAATGTGAAGAACTAAAGTCAAGCTCTCCGACTTGCGTCCTCGATCACGGGTTCTGGAGTTCATCATCGGAAGAATTAGATCACGACACCGTAGATCCCGAACAGACGGTTCTGGTAAACTCGGCAGCTGATCGGATTGGACAGCTGTCATCGAGCTCGGGTCGACCGGATTGGACTTGGAAGGAGGATTGGGGCCATTGGACAACTGTGAGAGGGCATTTTGATGAGTTGAACAGACAACTCAGTGGGACTCTTTGTGGGTCCGATGGGGGTCCAATTGGTCTTAGTAACATGGAAGGTCTGGAAATCACTGTAATTTCTAGGGATGGTTGTAAAAAATTTTCGAAGGGGTGTAAATATAGGGAAGGCGGCGATGTAATTAGTAGTGCCCATGCTGGGCAGCACGGAGGTAACTCAGTTACATTGATTCCAAAGTTATAA
- the LOC116205016 gene encoding 1-(5-phosphoribosyl)-5-[(5-phosphoribosylamino)methylideneamino] imidazole-4-carboxamide isomerase, chloroplastic, protein MRSCSSRASSTLTPSSLNLSFGRSIGGFNSRRRCISLAAISRSSRMSVSCAVQFRPCIDIHKGKVKQIVGSTLRDLKDGDSTPTTNFETDKSPSEFANLYRQDGLTGGHVIMLGADPLSKAAAIEALRAYPGGLQVGGGITSENSLSYIDEGASHVIVTSYVFSNGKMDLERLKDLVHVVGKQRLVLDLSCRKKEGRYAIVTDRWQKFSDVYLDEKVLDFLAGYADEFLVHGVDVEGKKLGIDEELVALLGRHSPIPVTYAGGVTVMNDLERIKLAGMGRVDVTVGSALDIFGGNLPYKDVVEWHYSQQEALAA, encoded by the exons ATGAGAAGCTGCAGCTCCCGTGCGAGCTCAACACTCACTCCCAGTTCACTGAATTTGAGCTTTGGCCGTTCAATCGGCGGCTTCAATAGTAGGCGCCGATGCATTTCGTTGGCGGCCATTTCAA GGTCTTCGCGGATGTCCGTATCTTGTGCAGTTCAGTTCAGACCCTGCATTGACATACACAAG GGTAAAGTGAAACAAATTGTCGGGTCAACTCTGAGGGATTTGAAGGATGGTGATTCAACTCCAACGACCAATTTCGAGACGGACAAGTCTCCTTCAGAATTTGCGAATTTGTACCGGCAAGATGGGCTCACTGGGGGTCATGTGATAATGCTAGGTGCAGATCCTCTTAGCAAAGCTGCTGCTATTGAAGCATTGCGTGCCTACCCTG GCGGATTGCAAGTTGGAGGAGGAATCACTTCAGAAAATTCTCTGAGTTATATAGATGAAGGAGCTAGCCATGTCATCGTCACATCA TATGTGTTCAGTAATGGCAAAATGGACCTCGAGAGGCTTAAAGACCTTGTCCATGTTGTTGGAAAACAGAGACTGGTTTTGGATCTTAGCTGCAGGAAAAAG GAAGGTAGATATGCTATTGTCACCGATAGATGGCAGAAGTTTAGTGATGTATATCTGGACGAGAAGGTTTTAGACTTTCTTGCTGGCTATGCAGATGAGTTCTTGGTCCATGGTGTAGATGTTGAAGGGAAAAA GCTTGGAATTGATGAAGAGCTCGTGGCTTTGCTCGGCAGACATTCTCCT ATTCCAGTAACATATGCAGGTGGTGTCACGGTGATGAATGATCTAGAGAGGATAAAATTAGCTGGGATGGGACGCGTGGATGTGACAGTGGGTAGTGCATTGGATATCTTCGGGGGGAACCTACCCTACAAGGATGTCGTTGAATGGCACTACTCTCAGCAGGAAGCATTGGCAGCTTAA
- the LOC116204392 gene encoding glycine-rich cell wall structural protein 1-like: MGVSRRWVCMVLLASCIVLHLSELIVGDKKVDEERLGDDYDCRWGRRCGGRFGRRGRGYGRSRGGGFGGGGGLGGGAGGGGGLGGGAGGGRGFGGGAGGGGGLGGGGGASGGAGHGGGFGAGGGVGGGAGGGVGGGGGFGGGGGGGAGGGSGHGGGFGAGGGVGGGAGGGLGGGAGGGGGFGGGGGGGAGGGSGHGGGFGAGGGVGGGAGGIGGGAGGGGGGGSGGVGGLGGGSGHGGGFGAGGGVGGGTGAGIGGGGGAGGGGGGGVGGGSGHGGGFGAGGGVGGGSGGGLGGGAGGGGGAGGGHGIGSGGGFGVGIGVGIGVGVGSGAGAGHGVGVGGGSGGGGR, encoded by the coding sequence ATGGGAGTCTCTAGGAGATGGGTTTGCATGGTTCTTCTGGCCTCATGCATTGTGCTCCATCTGAGCGAGCTCATTGTAGGGGACAAGAAGGTTGACGAGGAACGATTGGGCGATGACTATGATTGCCGATGGGGACGACGCTGCGGCGGCCGCTTTGGCAGACGTGGACGTGGTTATGGTCGCAGTAGAGGTGGTGGATTTGGAGGAGGCGGTGGTTTAGGTGGTGGAGCTGGAGGAGGTGGCGGTCTTGGTGGTGGTGCTGGAGGAGGCCGTGGCTTTGGTGGTGGAGCTGGAGGAGGTGGTGGTCTtggtggtggaggaggagcTAGCGGTGGTGCTGGTCACGGAGGTGGCTTTGGAGCTGGGGGTGGTGTAGGTGGCGGGGCTGGAGGAGGTGTTGGAGGTGGTGGTGGAtttggtggtggtggaggaggaggtgcTGGAGGCGGATCGGGTCACGGCGGAGGTTTTGGAGCTGGGGGAGGTGTAGGCGGTGGAGCTGGAGGCGGTCTTGGTGGTGGCGCTGGAGGAGGTGGTGGCTttggtggaggaggaggcggAGGTGCTGGAGGTGGTTCAGGCCATGGCGGAGGCTTTGGAGCAGGAGGTGGTGTAGGTGGTGGTGCTGGTGGTATTGGCGGAGGTGCAGGAggcggtggaggtggaggATCCGGAGGTGTTGGCGGTTTGGGTGGAGGGTCTGGCCACGGTGGTGGGTTCGGTGCTGGTGGAGGTGTAGGAGGTGGGACTGGGGCAGGCATtggtggtggaggaggagccggaggaggaggtggtggcgGCGTAGGTGGAGGTTCAGGTCATGGTGGCGGGTTTGGTGCGGGTGGAGGTGTAGGAGGTGGTTCTGGGGGAGGCTTAGGTGGGGGTGctggtggtggtggaggagCCGGAGGTGGCCATGGAATTGGTAGTGGTGGAGGATTTGGAGTGGGAATTGGGGTTGGGATCGGAGTCGGAGTTGGGTCTGGAGCCGGTGCTGGCCATGGTGTTGGTGTTGGCGGCGGCAGTGGCGGAGGAGGAAGGTAA